The Malus domestica chromosome 06, GDT2T_hap1 genome has a segment encoding these proteins:
- the LOC103437732 gene encoding polygalacturonase 1 beta-like protein 3 — translation MKIFLLFFLLFSLFQVSVASTSNETTNNPFTPKASLNRYWDIHISNNLPKPAFLFAKASQLDPVNSTILTKVASQNSLSSHFTSFCSLANLCCSFDSSAETHQQDIATRHPKIANFAVYADKNFANYGSSQLGGVDSFKNYSEELNSPRDSFKKYSKGSHSHLEKFTSYAQDANVANANFTSYGADSGGGSGEFTSYDDRVNVHSLGFTSYVSNANDHRLSFTAYGHDTNSGSESFARYGKSGNSNPNQFTRYAEGSNIIGSGFTGYGESGNGQNDSFTGYGQSSNNPHNNFKSYGAGGNAGLNGFSNYRSWATVGDDMFQSYARNSNSGKVRFSNYGKSFNPGNDSFKEYGAGSKGRTTVGFKTYGLGRSFKEYAKNGVTFAEYNDLSSVGTHSTEKESSGSAVNRWVEPGKFFRESMLRQGNVMVMPDIRDRMPERSFLPRGILSKLPFSTLRMSEIKEIFHAPENSAMERVLTNALAECERDPSPGETKRCVASVEDMIDFAVLVLDRNVVVRTTENVSGSKRKVMIGAVSGINGGNITKSVSCHQSLYPYLLYYCHSVPRVRVYEADILDVESKSKINHGVAICHIDTSSWSPGHGAFVALGSSPGKIEVCHWIFENDMTWTIAD, via the exons ATGAAAATCTTCCTCTTGTTTTTCTTATTATTCTCGCTTTTCCAG GTCTCAGTAGCGAGCACaagcaatgaaactacaaacaacCCTTTCACTCCCAAAGCCTCACTCAACCGCTATTGGGACATCCACATTTCCAACAACCTCCCAAAACCTGCCTTCCTCTTCGCCAAAGCCTCCCAACTCGACCCAGTCAACTCAACGATTCTCACCAAAGTCGCCTCTCAAAACTCACTCTCCTCCCACTTCACCTCCTTCTGCTCCCTAGCCAACCTCTGCTGCTCCTTCGACTCCTCCGCCGAAACTCACCAACAAGACATCGCCACCCGCCACCCCAAAATAGCAAACTTCGCCGTCTACGCCGACAAGAACTTCGCCAACTACGGCTCCTCCCAACTCGGTGGAGTCGACTCGTTCAAGAACTACTCGGAAGAGTTGAACTCGCCCCGCGACTCGTTCAAGAAGTACAGCAAGGGCTCCCACTCGCACTTGGAGAAGTTCACGTCCTACGCCCAGGATGCCAACGTCGCAAACGCCAACTTCACAAGTTACGGCGCCGACTCGGGCGGCGGTTCGGGCGAGTTCACCAGCTACGACGACCGAGTCAACGTCCATAGCCTCGGATTCACATCCTACGTCTCGAACGCCAACGACCACCGTCTCTCCTTCACCGCGTACGGCCACGACACCAACTCGGGCTCTGAATCTTTCGCCAGATACGGAAAATCAGGCAATTCTAACCCGAACCAGTTCACCAGGTACGCTGAAGGTTCGAACATAATAGGGTCGGGTTTCACGGGTTACGGAGAGTCCGGGAACGGCCAAAACGATTCGTTTACAGGGTATGGGCAATCCAGTAATAACCCACATAACAATTTCAAGAGCTACGGCGCCGGCGGGAATGCCGGGCTCAATGGGTTCTCCAATTACCGGAGCTGGGCAACTGTCGGCGACGATATGTTTCAGTCGTACGCGAGAAATTCGAATTCCGGGAAAGTGAGATTCTCGAATTACGGGAAATCGTTCAACCCTGGAAACGACTCGTTCAAAGAGTACGGAGCCGGGTCGAAGGGTCGGACCACCGTCGGGTTCAAAACGTACGGTTTGGGTCGGAGTTTCAAAGAGTATGCCAAAAATGGCGTCACTTTTGCAGAGTATAACGATTTGAGCAGCGTAGGAACCCATTCGACTGAAAAGGAGTCTAGTGGCAGTGCTGTAAATAGGTGGGTTGAGCCCGGCAAGTTCTTCAGAGAATCCATGTTGAGGCAGGGGAATGTAATGGTGATGCCGGATATTAGGGACCGAATGCCGGAAAGGTCGTTTTTACCGCGGGGGATTTTGTCGAAATTACCTTTTTCGACGTTGAGGATGTCGGAGATTAAGGAGATATTTCACGCACCGGAGAACTCTGCCATGGAGCGCGTGCTGACGAACGCGCTGGCCGAATGTGAGAGGGATCCGAGCCCGGGCGAAACCAAGCGGTGCGTGGCGTCGGTCGAGGACATGATCGATTTTGCAGTCTTGGTCCTCGACCGTAATGTGGTGGTCCGGACCACGGAAAATGTGAGCGGGTCAAAGCGGAAGGTGATGATCGGAGCGGTCAGCGGAATCAACGGCGGAAATATAACCAAATCGGTTTCGTGTCATCAAAGTTTGTATCCCTACTTACTGTATTACTGCCACTCGGTgcctagggttagggtttatgaGGCTGATATCCTTGATGTGGAGAGTAAGAGCAAGATCAACCACGGTGTTGCCATTTGTCACATTGACACGTCATCGTGGAGTCCCGGACATGGTGCATTCGTGGCACTGGGGTCCAGTCCGGGAAAAATTGAAGTCTGCCACTGGATATTCGAGAACGACATGACATGGACAATTGCGGATTAA